One Solirubrobacter pauli DNA segment encodes these proteins:
- a CDS encoding reverse transcriptase domain-containing protein produces the protein MSQLDLTVQIERLRAVNDATTDDEEFEERCLTVLDLVHGVTHDSLVWDAAHEAAALLPRAIGREELAGATTHALVPSDLLPPRATPDETQVVDVAGLLGESVGRVIEAFELRPQRAAIVRAPKGAFTSRPAAVLAFPDRLIFEALASVVEGKLDDALPEMVIWPRNRTDKGSATYTQRVVDWQSAYVVKADVSHFFESIDHSLLAVFLTTHLRVSTVVARAIEAFLDATMGFRRGLPQGPLASDVLASAYLLPLDLRLAESATPYLRYADDYYFPVQNLGQGRRLLQRMERWLNDIGLALNSEKTSIMRMSSFVEGLEHHGVHRLKERLVDERRELLEQAEDADDAAGILERTGIPDDTIWALLYHHSVTIEDVFDQLVTGNAEEFEDVYGYFFRQCATILRRGDNNDEIPAVASLALECLALLARTDVQLPDRDLAEVHRWFPQLTPHVVEYLTRGTHSTWNLSVEYIRSMLTQPTCVDWVDAWMCHAASKLDPTDFPRDELRSIAQDRQVAPLTATEAVRSLAFHQQLEELDWRQAYERVGPALGSEMLFAGLEMRERAPWLRLYLTAAAAPGVRAILEAVESRE, from the coding sequence ATGAGCCAACTCGACCTGACGGTTCAGATCGAACGTCTGCGCGCGGTCAACGACGCCACAACGGATGACGAAGAGTTCGAAGAGCGGTGCCTCACCGTGCTGGACCTCGTCCACGGCGTCACGCACGACTCGCTTGTATGGGACGCTGCTCATGAAGCGGCCGCACTGCTTCCACGAGCGATTGGCAGGGAGGAACTGGCCGGCGCGACAACCCACGCGTTGGTCCCCTCCGATCTTCTCCCTCCGCGGGCGACTCCCGACGAGACCCAAGTTGTCGACGTCGCGGGGCTGCTGGGCGAGTCGGTCGGACGAGTCATCGAGGCATTCGAACTCAGGCCACAGCGAGCCGCCATAGTCCGAGCGCCCAAGGGCGCGTTCACATCGCGTCCCGCGGCGGTTCTCGCGTTCCCCGACCGCCTGATCTTTGAGGCCTTGGCGAGCGTTGTCGAGGGCAAGCTTGACGATGCGCTGCCGGAGATGGTCATTTGGCCCCGCAACCGAACCGATAAAGGTTCCGCCACGTACACGCAGCGCGTCGTCGACTGGCAGTCCGCCTACGTCGTCAAGGCCGACGTTTCGCACTTCTTTGAATCGATAGATCACTCTCTGCTCGCGGTCTTTCTGACGACGCATCTTCGAGTTTCCACTGTGGTCGCGCGGGCAATCGAAGCGTTCCTCGACGCGACTATGGGCTTCCGCCGCGGGTTGCCGCAAGGCCCACTCGCCAGCGATGTCCTAGCGTCCGCATACCTCTTGCCGCTAGACCTTCGCCTCGCCGAGAGCGCCACGCCGTATTTGCGTTACGCGGACGACTACTACTTCCCAGTTCAGAATCTCGGCCAAGGCCGTCGTCTGCTTCAGCGAATGGAGCGATGGCTCAACGACATCGGACTCGCCTTGAATTCGGAAAAGACGTCGATCATGCGTATGTCGAGTTTCGTGGAGGGTCTAGAGCATCACGGCGTTCACAGACTGAAGGAGCGGTTGGTGGATGAACGCCGCGAACTGCTCGAGCAAGCAGAAGATGCCGACGACGCCGCCGGCATCCTTGAACGAACCGGCATCCCCGACGACACTATCTGGGCGCTTCTGTATCACCATTCCGTCACGATCGAAGACGTCTTCGACCAACTTGTCACCGGCAATGCCGAAGAGTTCGAGGACGTCTACGGTTACTTCTTCAGGCAGTGCGCAACGATTCTCCGACGAGGCGACAACAACGACGAGATCCCAGCCGTAGCGAGCCTCGCATTGGAGTGTCTGGCACTCCTCGCTCGGACCGACGTACAGCTTCCTGACCGCGATCTAGCGGAAGTCCATCGATGGTTTCCGCAACTGACTCCACACGTGGTTGAATACCTGACGCGGGGAACGCACTCAACCTGGAATTTGTCGGTTGAGTACATACGGAGCATGCTCACTCAACCGACTTGCGTGGACTGGGTCGACGCTTGGATGTGCCACGCAGCGTCCAAACTAGACCCGACGGACTTCCCGCGCGACGAGTTGCGTAGCATCGCGCAGGACCGCCAGGTCGCGCCTCTAACAGCAACCGAGGCTGTGCGCTCGTTGGCGTTCCACCAGCAGCTCGAAGAATTGGATTGGCGCCAAGCCTACGAGCGCGTAGGTCCGGCCCTCGGCTCCGAGATGTTGTTTGCTGGGCTCGAGATGCGAGAACGAGCGCCTTGGCTCCGGCTCTACCTCACGGCAGCAGCTGCACCCGGCGTTCGCGCGATCCTCGAAGCTGTTGAGTCGCGCGAGTGA
- a CDS encoding response regulator transcription factor, with product MRVGICEDDQQLQSVLARALAAESFRVRVTGTGRDAVRVFSEDPPDLLVLDIGLPDADGRDVCQALRAHGVDAPVLFLTARGQLADKLSAFHAGGDDFLSKPFALAELVVRAHALVKRRRVALLPAAAPGELRLDPSRHGVSVGERTEALTPTEFRVLAVLIARPGVVVRRRELVAAGWPDGAIVNENTLDAYVGRLRRKLRALDASEQIETARGVGYVLRRVPATAAATGRPTPARTLQP from the coding sequence ATGCGCGTGGGGATCTGCGAAGACGATCAGCAACTGCAGTCGGTGCTCGCCCGCGCGCTGGCGGCCGAGTCCTTCCGGGTGCGCGTGACCGGGACCGGGCGGGACGCGGTGCGCGTGTTCTCGGAGGATCCGCCGGACCTGCTGGTGCTCGACATCGGCCTGCCCGACGCCGACGGACGTGACGTGTGCCAGGCCTTGCGGGCGCACGGCGTGGACGCGCCGGTGCTGTTCCTCACCGCGCGCGGGCAGCTGGCCGACAAGTTGTCGGCGTTCCATGCCGGTGGCGATGACTTCCTCAGCAAGCCGTTCGCGTTGGCCGAGTTGGTCGTGCGCGCGCACGCGCTGGTGAAGCGTCGTCGCGTCGCGCTGTTGCCGGCCGCGGCGCCCGGGGAGCTGCGTCTGGACCCCAGCCGGCACGGGGTGAGCGTCGGTGAGCGCACCGAGGCGCTCACCCCGACCGAGTTCCGGGTCCTCGCGGTGCTGATCGCCCGGCCGGGCGTCGTGGTGCGCCGGCGCGAGTTGGTGGCGGCGGGTTGGCCGGACGGCGCGATCGTCAACGAGAACACGCTGGACGCGTACGTCGGGCGGTTGCGCCGCAAGCTCCGCGCGCTGGATGCGAGCGAGCAGATCGAGACGGCGCGGGGCGTCGGCTACGTGCTGCGGCGAGTCCCCGCGACCGCCGCGGCTACCGGCCGGCCGACACCGGCACGGACGCTTCAGCCGTGA
- a CDS encoding RNA polymerase sigma factor, which produces MSGDRAAAATSAPADAVSRRWLEQLEAGHPRRDQAVAKLHDLLRRAALHELHRRRGQLPALSGPEFDDVAQQCADDATVNVLAKLPEFCGLSRFTTWAYKFAIFEVSGKVARHAWQHHPPSAEDLAWDRLPDVLATGPGEEVERREQLAVLSQAIERDLTPRQREVFVAVALNDVSIDVLALHLRSNRNAVYKNLFDARRRLRTVLAAAGHPVGGGEGRT; this is translated from the coding sequence GTGAGCGGCGATCGTGCGGCAGCGGCGACCAGCGCTCCGGCCGACGCCGTCTCGCGCCGCTGGCTGGAGCAGCTCGAGGCCGGCCACCCGCGCCGTGACCAGGCGGTCGCCAAGCTGCACGACCTCCTGCGCCGGGCGGCGCTGCACGAGCTGCATCGTCGCCGCGGCCAGCTCCCCGCGCTCTCCGGCCCCGAGTTCGACGACGTCGCTCAGCAGTGCGCCGACGACGCGACCGTCAACGTCCTCGCCAAGCTGCCGGAGTTCTGCGGGCTCAGCCGCTTCACCACCTGGGCGTACAAGTTCGCGATCTTCGAGGTGTCCGGCAAGGTCGCCCGCCACGCCTGGCAGCACCACCCGCCCAGCGCCGAGGACCTTGCCTGGGACCGGCTGCCGGACGTCCTGGCAACCGGCCCCGGTGAGGAGGTGGAGCGCCGCGAGCAGCTCGCGGTGCTCTCCCAGGCCATCGAGCGGGATCTGACCCCGCGCCAGCGGGAGGTCTTCGTGGCGGTGGCGTTGAACGACGTGTCGATCGACGTGCTCGCCCTCCACCTGCGCTCCAACCGCAACGCCGTCTACAAGAACCTGTTCGATGCGCGGCGCCGGCTGCGCACCGTCCTGGCCGCCGCGGGGCATCCGGTCGGCGGAGGAGAGGGACGCACATGA
- a CDS encoding MOSC and FAD-binding oxidoreductase domain-containing protein: MSGRLLSVNVGLPKDVAWQGRTVLTGVFKEPVAGARRVRRLNVDGDGQGDLGGHGGEQRAVFAYQIESYRYWESELGRDDFVFGQFGENFTVSGLADDEVCIGDRYRVGGVLLEVTQPRVTCYRVGLRMNDPRIPALLVSHRRPGFYFRVLEEGEVEAGDEIVKVSDGPERMTVAEVDALLYLPGHPREQLARALRIPALSPGWQGSFRELLSSTGGGNAGLVAASPPPAWPGFRELRVGAIERESDSVISVVFEDPDGVALAPALPGQYLTLRLGSSPSVLRNYSLSGPPGAASYRVTVKHEPDGVGSGFLHTRLSVGDELPVAAPRGTFTLGETGGPVVLISAGIGATPVLAMLHALVRERFAGEVWWLHGARSGREHPFASEAHRLCSELLNVKTRIFYSRPGVDDVLGRDFDEAGRLTGAALAELGLPRDADAYVCGPAPFMTDITAGLAAVGLAPSRIHTEPFGPAAGLTPGIASAPTRAPHLPEGHVPSAGAPTIEFARSGLSVPWSDDFPNLLELAEACDVPVRWSCRTGVCHNCETTLIAGDVTYDPDPLEPPSDGSTLICCARPQDDLVLDL, translated from the coding sequence ATGAGCGGGCGCCTGCTCTCGGTCAACGTCGGCCTGCCGAAGGACGTGGCGTGGCAGGGGCGCACGGTCTTGACCGGGGTGTTCAAGGAGCCGGTCGCCGGGGCCCGGCGCGTGCGCCGGCTCAACGTCGACGGTGACGGCCAGGGCGACCTCGGCGGCCACGGCGGCGAGCAGCGGGCCGTCTTCGCCTACCAGATCGAGTCTTACCGCTACTGGGAGTCCGAGCTGGGTCGCGACGACTTCGTGTTCGGCCAGTTCGGCGAGAACTTCACCGTGTCCGGCTTGGCGGACGACGAGGTCTGCATCGGCGACCGCTACCGGGTCGGCGGTGTCCTGCTGGAGGTCACCCAACCGCGCGTGACGTGCTACCGCGTCGGCCTGCGCATGAACGACCCGCGGATCCCGGCGCTGCTCGTCTCGCACCGGCGGCCCGGGTTCTACTTCCGCGTGCTCGAAGAGGGGGAGGTGGAAGCGGGCGACGAGATCGTGAAGGTGTCTGACGGACCGGAGCGGATGACGGTCGCCGAGGTCGACGCGCTGCTGTACCTGCCGGGGCATCCGCGGGAGCAGCTGGCGCGCGCTCTGCGGATTCCGGCTCTGAGCCCGGGCTGGCAGGGCTCGTTCCGCGAGTTGCTCTCCAGCACGGGCGGCGGCAACGCGGGTCTCGTCGCGGCGAGCCCACCGCCGGCGTGGCCCGGCTTCCGGGAGCTGCGGGTCGGCGCGATCGAGCGAGAGAGCGACTCGGTGATCTCGGTCGTCTTCGAGGACCCGGACGGCGTCGCGCTTGCGCCCGCGCTGCCGGGCCAGTACTTGACGCTGCGTCTGGGCTCGTCGCCCTCGGTCCTGCGCAACTACTCGCTGTCCGGCCCGCCGGGCGCCGCGTCGTACCGCGTCACCGTCAAGCACGAGCCCGACGGCGTAGGGAGTGGCTTCCTCCACACGCGGCTGTCCGTCGGCGACGAGCTCCCCGTCGCCGCGCCCCGCGGAACGTTCACGTTGGGCGAGACCGGCGGTCCGGTCGTGTTGATCAGCGCCGGCATCGGCGCCACGCCGGTCCTCGCGATGCTCCACGCGCTGGTTCGTGAGCGGTTCGCGGGGGAGGTCTGGTGGCTGCACGGCGCTCGTTCCGGCCGTGAGCACCCGTTCGCTTCCGAGGCGCATCGGCTCTGCAGCGAGCTATTGAACGTAAAGACGCGCATCTTTTACAGTCGCCCGGGCGTGGACGACGTGCTGGGCCGCGACTTCGACGAGGCGGGCCGCCTGACGGGTGCTGCGCTCGCCGAGCTCGGCCTCCCGCGGGACGCCGACGCGTACGTGTGCGGCCCGGCGCCGTTCATGACCGACATCACCGCGGGCCTGGCGGCCGTCGGCCTTGCTCCGTCGCGCATCCACACCGAGCCGTTCGGTCCGGCGGCAGGTCTGACGCCCGGCATCGCGTCGGCGCCGACGCGAGCGCCGCATCTCCCCGAGGGACACGTGCCCTCGGCGGGCGCGCCGACGATCGAGTTCGCCCGCAGCGGTCTGTCCGTCCCGTGGAGTGACGACTTCCCGAACCTGCTGGAGCTGGCCGAGGCCTGCGACGTCCCGGTCCGCTGGTCCTGCCGGACCGGCGTGTGCCACAACTGCGAGACGACCCTCATCGCCGGCGACGTCACCTACGACCCGGACCCGCTCGAACCGCCGTCCGACGGCAGCACCCTGATCTGCTGCGCGCGCCCCCAGGACGACCTCGTCCTGGATCTCTGA
- a CDS encoding alpha/beta fold hydrolase, with protein MTTYRTLEADGRELFYREAGDPSAPTLLLLAGFPSSSAQYEPLMTSLADRFHLLAPDYPGFGRSPALDGETTFDRLADAVEIFVDAKGLERFSLYMFDFGAPVGFRLATRHPARVEALVIQNGNAYEAGLGPNMQGLKPYWADRAANEGAIRSLLTLDVTRSQYVDGVPDPATVNPDLWELDQRYLELPGRDRVMLDLLFDYQSNVALYPAWHEYLRAHQPPTLLAWGRHDAYFPPAGAEAYRDDLPDAELHLLDTGHFATATHSREIAELIRAFPPFDPEH; from the coding sequence ATGACCACGTACCGCACGCTCGAGGCCGACGGCCGCGAGCTCTTCTACCGCGAGGCGGGGGACCCGTCGGCGCCGACGCTGCTGCTGCTCGCGGGCTTCCCGAGCTCTTCCGCCCAGTACGAGCCGCTGATGACGTCGCTGGCCGACCGCTTCCACCTGCTGGCGCCGGACTACCCGGGCTTCGGGCGCAGCCCGGCGCTGGACGGCGAGACGACGTTCGACCGCCTCGCCGATGCCGTCGAGATCTTCGTGGACGCCAAGGGCCTGGAGCGCTTCAGCCTGTACATGTTCGACTTCGGCGCGCCCGTCGGCTTCCGCCTCGCCACCCGGCACCCCGCGCGGGTGGAAGCGCTCGTGATCCAGAACGGCAACGCCTACGAGGCGGGGCTCGGGCCGAACATGCAGGGCTTGAAGCCGTACTGGGCCGACCGCGCGGCCAACGAAGGTGCGATCCGCAGCCTGTTGACGCTGGACGTCACCCGCTCGCAGTACGTCGACGGCGTCCCGGACCCGGCGACCGTCAACCCGGACCTGTGGGAGCTCGACCAGCGCTACCTCGAGCTCCCCGGCCGTGACCGGGTGATGCTGGACCTGCTGTTCGACTACCAGAGCAACGTCGCGCTCTACCCGGCCTGGCACGAGTACCTGCGCGCCCACCAGCCGCCGACGCTGCTCGCGTGGGGACGGCACGACGCCTACTTCCCGCCCGCCGGGGCGGAGGCGTACCGCGACGACCTCCCCGACGCCGAGCTGCACCTGCTCGACACCGGCCACTTCGCGACCGCGACGCACAGCCGCGAGATCGCCGAGCTCATCCGCGCGTTCCCGCCCTTCGACCCGGAGCACTGA
- a CDS encoding FTR1 family iron permease has product MPSLRYRRTLIWAAAAVVLVGLVYLMATASTGPVDPTEISHPQSHATIVFNSAMIVFREGLEAVLIFAAVTASMRGANAERRVPVVLGAGCAFVATVATWFVVQAVLDAASSLGPRLEAITGFIAIVVLLVVLNWFVHKVYWSQWIARHHRRRRTLLAQVGIGASFGLVALGFTSVYREGFEVVLFLQNLQLQDGTGTVLEGVGIGLAATAVVGALTFWLHAKLPYRRMLILTGVLVGIVLVVMIGGTALSFVELGWLPRHDTPFTVPEWLGSWFEVYSVWETLAAQALAALFVIGSYYAAEYLKVTRPRRRGEAVTAHRATEAPAAPATAAAAVTAEASVPVSAGR; this is encoded by the coding sequence GTGCCTTCTCTCCGTTATCGGCGGACGTTGATCTGGGCGGCGGCCGCGGTGGTGCTCGTCGGCCTGGTGTACCTGATGGCGACTGCTTCCACCGGCCCGGTCGACCCGACCGAGATCAGCCATCCGCAGAGCCACGCGACGATCGTGTTCAACTCGGCGATGATCGTGTTCCGCGAGGGGTTGGAGGCGGTGCTGATCTTCGCCGCAGTCACGGCCAGCATGCGCGGGGCCAACGCGGAGCGCCGGGTGCCGGTGGTGCTCGGCGCGGGATGCGCGTTCGTCGCGACGGTGGCGACGTGGTTCGTCGTGCAGGCCGTGCTGGACGCGGCGTCGTCGCTAGGGCCGCGGCTGGAGGCGATCACCGGGTTCATCGCGATCGTCGTGCTGCTGGTGGTCCTGAACTGGTTCGTGCACAAGGTGTACTGGTCGCAGTGGATCGCGCGGCATCACCGGCGGCGGCGGACGCTGCTCGCGCAGGTGGGCATCGGCGCGAGCTTCGGCCTCGTGGCGCTCGGGTTCACGAGCGTCTACCGGGAGGGGTTCGAGGTCGTGCTGTTCCTGCAGAACCTGCAGCTGCAGGACGGGACCGGGACGGTCCTGGAGGGTGTCGGGATCGGGTTGGCGGCCACGGCGGTGGTCGGGGCGCTCACGTTCTGGCTGCATGCCAAGCTCCCGTACCGGCGCATGCTGATCCTGACCGGCGTCCTGGTCGGCATCGTCCTGGTCGTGATGATCGGCGGGACGGCGTTGAGCTTCGTGGAGCTGGGTTGGCTGCCGCGCCACGACACGCCGTTCACGGTGCCCGAGTGGCTCGGCTCGTGGTTCGAGGTCTACTCGGTGTGGGAGACGCTCGCCGCGCAGGCCCTGGCGGCACTGTTCGTGATCGGGTCCTACTACGCCGCCGAGTACTTGAAGGTCACGCGGCCGCGCCGACGTGGCGAAGCGGTCACCGCCCACCGCGCGACCGAGGCGCCGGCCGCGCCCGCGACCGCGGCCGCTGCGGTCACGGCTGAAGCGTCCGTGCCGGTGTCGGCCGGCCGGTAG
- a CDS encoding dihydrolipoyl dehydrogenase family protein, which translates to MQERGFRADATLTADVLVIGFGKGGKTAAHRLADAGRRVVLVERSENMYGGTCPNVGCVPTKMLVHYAGNRRLEDDAQAFFASSVAGVRALTSAFRAGNFEALDGKDTATVITGSAAFVDPHTIAVGEGADRITVRAPVILINTGSEPMLPDITGLADSRRLVSSTQLIQQDRLPGRLVVIGGGYLGLEFAAIYRNFGAEVTVLEAADRLLRREDDDVAGAVTGILTGDGVRVVTGATVVDVRDGEGAATVVYEHAGQTLTVEADAILAATGRRPATAGLNLEAAGVRTTPRGAVEVDDHLRTSQPHIFALGDVNGGPQFTYVALDDARIVLDQLLGEGRRTTTDRVAVPHTLFITPPLATVGLTEREARAQGRNIIVSREHVADIVAMPRAYTVEETRGLMKFVVDADTDLILGAALLSIDAQEIVNTVALAIRHGITAGELRDSIYTHPSSTEALNEVFDKRIA; encoded by the coding sequence CTGCAGGAACGCGGGTTCCGCGCCGACGCCACGCTGACCGCGGACGTGCTGGTCATCGGCTTCGGCAAGGGCGGCAAGACCGCCGCGCACAGGCTCGCCGACGCGGGGCGCCGCGTCGTCCTCGTCGAGCGGTCCGAGAACATGTACGGCGGCACGTGCCCGAACGTCGGCTGCGTGCCGACCAAGATGCTCGTCCACTACGCCGGCAACCGGCGGCTCGAGGACGACGCGCAGGCGTTCTTCGCGTCCTCCGTCGCCGGCGTGCGCGCGCTCACCAGCGCGTTCCGCGCCGGCAACTTCGAGGCGCTCGACGGCAAGGACACGGCGACGGTGATCACCGGCAGCGCCGCGTTCGTCGACCCGCACACGATCGCCGTGGGCGAGGGTGCCGACCGCATCACGGTCAGGGCGCCGGTCATCCTCATCAACACGGGCTCCGAGCCGATGCTTCCCGACATCACGGGACTGGCGGACAGCCGCCGGCTGGTCAGCAGCACCCAGCTGATCCAGCAGGACCGGCTGCCCGGCCGGCTCGTCGTCATCGGCGGCGGCTACCTCGGGCTCGAGTTCGCCGCGATCTACCGGAACTTCGGCGCCGAGGTGACCGTGCTCGAAGCGGCGGACCGGCTCCTGCGCCGGGAGGACGACGACGTCGCCGGGGCGGTGACCGGCATCCTCACCGGCGACGGCGTCCGCGTCGTCACCGGCGCGACCGTCGTGGACGTACGCGACGGCGAGGGCGCCGCGACCGTCGTCTACGAGCACGCCGGGCAGACGCTGACGGTCGAGGCCGACGCGATCCTGGCCGCGACCGGCCGCCGGCCCGCGACCGCGGGCCTGAACCTCGAAGCCGCCGGCGTGCGCACGACCCCGCGCGGCGCCGTCGAGGTCGACGACCACCTGCGTACGAGCCAGCCGCACATCTTCGCCCTGGGCGACGTCAACGGCGGCCCGCAGTTCACCTACGTCGCGCTCGACGACGCGCGGATCGTGCTCGACCAGCTCCTCGGCGAGGGCCGGCGCACCACCACCGACCGGGTCGCCGTGCCGCACACGCTGTTCATCACGCCCCCACTCGCCACGGTCGGGCTGACCGAGCGCGAAGCGCGGGCGCAGGGCAGGAACATCATCGTCTCGCGCGAGCACGTCGCCGACATCGTCGCCATGCCGCGCGCGTACACGGTGGAGGAGACGCGTGGCCTGATGAAGTTCGTCGTCGACGCCGACACCGACCTGATCCTCGGCGCCGCGTTGCTGTCGATCGACGCGCAGGAGATCGTCAACACGGTCGCGCTCGCGATCCGTCACGGCATCACCGCGGGCGAGCTTCGCGACTCGATCTACACGCATCCCAGCTCGACGGAGGCCCTCAACGAGGTCTTCGACAAGCGGATCGCATAG
- a CDS encoding ParB N-terminal domain-containing protein, with protein MSAVESLPYGHHLYFEHDEDSTVVALGHLVASKPPASQPDSVATAAARMAEAARGERGRRQPIVVRPLATGQYEIVDGNATYGAALEAKWSDLPVRIQRARDAPEQI; from the coding sequence ATGAGCGCTGTCGAGTCGCTGCCGTACGGCCATCACCTCTACTTCGAACACGACGAGGATTCGACGGTCGTCGCGCTCGGGCACCTCGTCGCGTCGAAACCACCCGCCAGCCAGCCCGATTCCGTCGCGACCGCCGCGGCACGAATGGCCGAGGCAGCGCGAGGAGAACGAGGACGCCGCCAACCCATCGTTGTGCGGCCGCTCGCCACGGGGCAGTACGAGATCGTCGACGGAAACGCCACCTACGGGGCGGCTCTTGAAGCGAAGTGGTCCGATCTGCCTGTGCGCATCCAGCGCGCCCGGGACGCCCCCGAGCAGATTTGA
- a CDS encoding relaxase domain-containing protein: MDRRSRTRARTPGTRLALTTFGVCSTGLDPRDGTELRTSTSRASVAGLDLTFSAPKSVSVLFGLGDEETRSRVRGRT, translated from the coding sequence ATGGATCGGCGCAGCCGCACACGAGCTCGGACTCCGGGGACGAGGTTGGCGCTGACGACTTTCGGCGTGTGCTCGACGGGGCTTGACCCTCGAGACGGGACAGAGCTGCGGACATCGACAAGCCGCGCGAGCGTCGCCGGGCTGGACCTGACATTCTCGGCGCCGAAGAGCGTCAGCGTCCTATTCGGGCTCGGGGACGAAGAGACGCGCTCGCGCGTGCGCGGGCGCACATGA
- a CDS encoding SDR family oxidoreductase: MTSLTGKTVLVIGRGSGIARAIAEAARAQGAAVIAAGRQPDALASAYRDAPDVRIEAVDLTDDVSITALAERVGTVDHVVSTASARARGRLGDLTRDAVQRSFDTKVIGPLLLAQAFQGRIAAGGSMLLFSGAAAFKIQVGTLAVAITNGAADTLTRSLAVELAPVRVNAISPGVIDTGAWDALGEQGKAELFAHVREHSPARRVGAAEDVAAAAILALTNPFLTGVTLHVDGGERLA, encoded by the coding sequence ATGACTTCTCTCACAGGCAAGACCGTGCTGGTGATCGGCCGAGGCAGCGGAATCGCGCGGGCGATCGCGGAGGCGGCGCGAGCGCAGGGCGCCGCCGTGATCGCGGCCGGTCGCCAGCCCGACGCGCTGGCGTCGGCCTACCGGGACGCCCCGGACGTCCGCATCGAGGCGGTCGACCTCACCGACGACGTGTCGATCACCGCGCTCGCCGAGCGCGTGGGCACCGTCGACCACGTCGTCTCCACCGCGTCGGCGCGGGCACGCGGCCGGCTCGGCGACTTGACGCGGGACGCCGTCCAGCGCTCGTTCGACACCAAGGTGATCGGCCCGCTGCTGCTCGCGCAGGCCTTCCAGGGCCGGATCGCCGCGGGCGGCTCGATGCTGCTGTTCTCCGGAGCCGCCGCGTTCAAGATCCAGGTCGGCACGCTCGCCGTCGCGATCACGAACGGCGCCGCGGACACCCTGACGCGCTCGCTCGCGGTCGAGCTCGCGCCGGTCCGCGTCAACGCCATCTCCCCCGGGGTCATCGACACCGGCGCGTGGGACGCGCTCGGGGAGCAGGGCAAGGCGGAGCTGTTCGCGCACGTCCGCGAGCACAGCCCGGCCCGCCGCGTCGGTGCCGCGGAGGACGTCGCGGCGGCCGCGATCCTCGCGCTCACGAATCCGTTCCTGACCGGCGTCACGCTGCACGTCGACGGCGGGGAGCGACTCGCATGA
- a CDS encoding DUF427 domain-containing protein, whose protein sequence is MGLSWQQGPLGRNPNGRFLVPGLPERLLYAEPLRRRLRAVLGGRTVVESDDAVLLFEPGRYPVAYFPRADFADGTLRPIEHRSTHRDLGDTVWFEVAGDTRTAARGAWEHVALPAHADALEGLVALAWRAMDGFYEEDDRILGHASDPYHRIDIRHTSRHLVVRAGDRVIADTRRPLVLYESGFAPRWYVPRADVVAEELRAVELQTFCPYKGVASYYDVGDARGAAWSYRVPFDEMAAIGDLVSFEPDRVDVTLDGRRLEPAPGQNVTAHGIDRDLTIGEAGALSGVS, encoded by the coding sequence ATGGGACTCTCCTGGCAGCAGGGGCCGCTCGGCCGCAACCCCAACGGGCGGTTCCTCGTCCCCGGCCTACCGGAGCGCCTGCTCTACGCGGAGCCGCTGCGCCGGCGACTGCGCGCCGTCCTCGGCGGACGCACCGTGGTGGAGAGCGACGACGCCGTCCTGCTCTTCGAGCCGGGGCGCTACCCGGTCGCGTACTTCCCGCGCGCGGACTTCGCCGACGGCACGCTCCGGCCGATCGAGCACCGGAGCACGCACCGTGACCTGGGCGACACGGTCTGGTTCGAGGTCGCCGGCGACACGCGCACCGCGGCTCGCGGCGCCTGGGAGCACGTCGCGCTACCCGCGCACGCCGACGCGCTCGAGGGTCTGGTCGCGCTGGCGTGGCGCGCGATGGACGGCTTCTATGAGGAGGACGACCGCATCCTCGGCCACGCGTCCGACCCCTACCACCGGATCGACATCCGCCACACGTCGCGCCATCTGGTCGTGCGGGCGGGCGATCGAGTGATCGCGGACACGCGGCGCCCGTTGGTGTTGTACGAGTCCGGCTTCGCGCCGCGCTGGTACGTGCCCCGCGCGGACGTCGTGGCGGAGGAGTTGCGTGCGGTCGAGCTGCAGACGTTCTGCCCGTACAAGGGCGTCGCGTCCTATTACGACGTCGGCGACGCCCGTGGGGCGGCATGGTCCTACCGCGTCCCGTTCGACGAGATGGCCGCGATCGGTGACCTCGTGTCGTTCGAGCCCGACCGGGTCGACGTCACGCTCGACGGCCGGCGCCTCGAGCCCGCGCCGGGCCAGAACGTGACGGCGCACGGCATCGACCGCGACCTCACGATCGGGGAGGCGGGCGCGCTGTCGGGCGTCTCCTGA